TCTAAGCCAGCCGTACCCGCGGCGAAATTTGCCGGCAGCGTATTCTGCGGCGAAGCGGTGGTCGTTGAGATAACCACTCTGCTTGGCCCGTTGAAGAATCGTCTGTACCGCGTTCTCCGCCATTCCCCATGCTCTTACTTTCACCGCTGCTTCGTGAACCGTAAGCCAGCGGCGAGCGAGCGCCTTGAGCAACTTATTGTACGCCGCATCTTCCGTGAGCGGCGTCGTTTGACGCTGATTACCGCGCAGCGACATGGGCGATGTCCGGCAATCCGAGATGCTGGCGAACTTCGCGTTCTACCTTCGCCAATAACTCGGGCCGTTCTTCGAGGGACAATCGGGCGCGATCTCGCCCTTGTCCCAATCGCTCATCGCCATAAGAAAACCATGTTCCTGAGCGCGCAATAATGTTCATTTCCGCTGCCAAATCTATCAATTCCCCAGTCCGCGATATTCCTACACCGTAGATAATATCGAATTCCGATTCCTTAAATGGCGGCGCTATCTTATTCTTTACTACTTTCACCCGGGTTCGATTGCCCGTGTGTTCATCGCCATCTTTAATGGCGCCGATCTTCCGAATATCCATCCGAACCGATGAGTAGAACTTGAGGGCCTGTCCACCGGTAGTGGTTTCGGGATTTCCGAACATGACGCCGATCTTCATCCGGATTTGATTGATGAAAATGAGGGCAGTGTTCGATTTGGAGACAACGGCGGTCAGTTTTCGTAAGGCTTGCGACATCAGCCGCGCCTGCAAACCGACATGAGCATCGCCCATTTCACCTTCTATCTCCGCTTTGGGGACGAGAGCAGCGACCGAGTCGACCACAATCACGTCCAACGCATTCGAGCGGACCAGCGTTTCAACAATATCGAGCGCCTGCTCACCGCTGTCCGGCTGCGAAACCAAGAGGTTATCGATATCAACACCAATTTTCTTGGCATAGGATGGATCGAGCGCATGTTCTGCGTCGATAAATGCTGCCGTACCGCCTTGCTTTTGCGCTTGAGCGATTACTGATAGCATTAATGTTGTTTTACCTGAACTCTCCGGCCCGTATATCTCGGTGATTCGACCACGCGGAACACCGCCGACGCCTAATGCTGCGTCCAGCGAGAGTACACCAGTTGGGATAACATCGATTTGGGCTGCCGCGGAATTGTCGCCGAGCCGCATCAATGTTCCTTTTCCAAACTGCTTTTCGATTTGTCCGATTGCTAAAGAAAGCGACTTCTGCTTTTCTTTGTCGGCAGCTATCGCTGCTGCTTCTTCAGCAGCGCGCGCTTTTTCTGTGTTTTTTTCCGCCATGATTGTTCTCATCCATTCGAGTTCAGCTAAAGAAGATAAGCGTTTTTACACGCAAATACTCATCTTATTCGCTTTGCGAATGAGATTTTTCTGAAACAACAATTTCACAAGGGTTTACAAAGAATTACGTGAACGCTTACTAACCGATTCGCCAATTGAGTATAGGGGTGTAGGTAGGCCCGTGTTCCCCTAAATCACTCTTGTACAGCACGAGCTCACGAATAGGAATCGATTGCGGGACGAACCGGATTCGCATCACTCGCTCCTGCCACATCTTCATGTCAGAAATCTCTTTGATCCGCATCAGGGTGATATGGGGTAAAAAAGTTTTGGCGTCACCGTGAATCGCTGCCACTGAGCAAGCGTTCCGGACGGTCGTTACAAATTCCAGAAGAGCGGGATCGGCAATACCGCCTAAAAAAAGCGCACGGGGATTGCGAAGGTTTGGAAAAGCCCCAATCTGTTCCATCAATAAATCTGGTAACACCGATTGGTTCAATAAAGCATTGGTTATCGTGCTCTTGATGATGGGAAGAGCAGATTCAGGATGGTCACCAAGAAAATAGACTGTAAGATGGAGATTAGTTGGTTTTGGAAAAGAACCACGTGCTCCGGGTAACTCCCGGAGTGCTGATAACAGATTTCCAATTACTTTTTGGGTTGCATCCGGCAACGGGATCGCTAAAAAAAGTCGCAATGTCCCCTCTTACTCTATTCACCAGTACCCATTTTTGGATTTTGTACACCGAACTTAGCGGACAAGTTTTTCAAACACGTCTCAATTGTTTCGGCTTGATTAAAAATGTAATGTCCTAAAAACCGAAACACTGGATTTTTCACTTCGCCATACTCGGTGATACGCACGATACACCCGCCATTTGCGTAAGGCGATACTTTGTATTCCCAATTACCTGCAAACGGAAGATTCGGATCAGTAATGGTACGAATCATGAAACGAGGAGAGTCTATCACAGTTGTTTCCAAGGGAATCGCCATCCCATCTTTATACTCTTCCAACCACACCGTTTTACCATCTTGACTACCTTGGGAAGTCACTGCTTTCAAATCAGTGCGCCAACTCGGTTGCGCAGCAAAGTTTGTTATCGTTTCCCAGATTACTTCCCGAGATTGATTGACCCGAATGTATCGCGTAATAATATGCTGTTTCTTGACTGTCATTCCAATGACTGCCATCAATCCAACGGTGAGAAAGGATAGCGCGAGGATTGCAAGGGAAAGCTTGAGAATAGTTTTCATACGCGGCAAGATACAAAATATTTTTTGAAATGATAGCGATGCTTGAACAGACAATGCAATTGGAAAACAAATCGCTGTGATTGCGAAACATAAAACGCCATGTACTAACCATATGATATCGTTTCGATAGTAGTATCAACTATACAAAAATGGGGCGAAAAAATTTCGCCCCATCGAATAATTTGTGCAAATGTTACGTTTATCGGAGATAGATCAACTTCTTAGTAATCGCTTGATTCGCGGTCTGCAGTCTAACAAAGAGAATGCCGCTGGCACTTGCATTCAACTGGTTCTGCGTTATCTCTTCGCGGTAAACACCGGCTAGTAATTGCGGATACACATTGTTGTACACTTCCCGACCGATTGCATCGAAAATGGTAAGCGATGCTGAGCCAGCTCGCGGAACCGAAAACCGAACGGTCGTCGATGAATTGAATGGATTCGGCGAAGCAGTTAGAGATAGCGTTGTCGGTAACTGCACTATCGGTTCCGGTGCGGCGGTTACACCTGCAACACCAATAAATGTTGTCGCATAGTAACGATCAGTAACCACCAATCGAAAACTGTCCAAAACAATAGCACCAATCAGCTGCCCTGTAGATTCGCTTAACAAACCATAATGGGTTTCCACACCACCCAAGTGATACCAAAGATCGTAAAATAATGCATCGCCATCGGGGTCGTGAGCATAGAATTCGTATGCGGAGTAGTCAGAGGTGAACAATCTCGCGCTATCAATCACCGGTGGTCGATTGCCGCCAAAGGTAAACGTATCGGCAGCAGCAACATTGATGATACCCCAACCGAGAATCGTGTCGGGTTGGGCATGTTGCGAGGCGGTTTCCATTAATGCACGTCGCATTGTCATAGCAGTCCAGTACGGGTGTTTCTCCCACAGCAAAAATGTCGCTCCGGCAACCAATGGCGTTGCGAGCGAAGTTCCACTCAACCGCCAATAGGTATTGTCTTCTTCAGGATTGGCACAATAGGTGCGAACTCCACGCGCCGCCACTTCCGGCTTCATGCGTCCATCATAAGAGGGTCCACGGCTGCTGAACCCGGCAACAACGCCATTACTATCTACAGCGGCAACCGATAATGTAGAATCGGCGTCGGCTGGGGCGATAATCCGTCCCCAACTGTTACCATTCTCGTTACCAGCTGCAGTAATCACCAACATGCCACGCGCTGCCGCCCGGTCGACCACTTGGGTACAGAGTGCGGTATCACCATTCATGTCTTCCCACTGGTACCAATCGATGTAACCCAGCGAGGTTGATACACCGCGTGCGCCTAATGAATCACACCATTCGATACCGGCGACATAGTTGTCTTCTTCAATCGGATTCTCACCGCGCACATTCTCGGTTTTTCCCAAAATGAGATTCATTTTGTAAGAGGGACCGATCAAACGACCACTGGTATAACCGGCAATGGTCGATGCACAGGAAGTGCCATGTTCCCACTGCGCGATAGTATCTGCTGGCTCATTCGCAGTCTCGCTATCGTGAAAAATGAAATCGCGTTGGGCATGAACCGTTAAGCTGTCGAAGGAATCGTGATACCAGCGAAATCCGGTATCAAGAATACCACCCAACACACCGCGACCGGTGTATCCTTGGTTATGCAATACGTGAGCGCGAATTTGCGTGATTTGCGAGCGGGAGTTGCCGTAATTCAATGTATCGACTTCGTCAGTATTGGGATTGACGCGAATCTTTTCAGGAGAAAACTTCGCAGTACTTCTACCGACTGCAACCGGTTGAATTTTCCGAACACCTTCGATTCCGGCAATCGCTTCGAGTTGTTTCCGTGTTGCGGTTACCGACACCGCATGCAAGTAACGCGAGACATTTCTTAGCGTTGCGCCGGTAGCTGTTATTTTCTGGATCCAAATAGGATCGACCGCAAGGTCGGCGGCATCGGGTCGCGACCCATTTAGAAGCCGGCGAAACTGCGTTTCCGATGGTAACGCCTGAAATGCGTTTTGCTCGGCAACGGAAGCGGGGAGCCGCTCCGGCAGGAAAACCCAAACCGGCAGCGGTTCACCGTTTTTTTCCAAGGCTGTAAGGAGAGTTGCCGGCAGTTCAACGGCAACGGTCAGCGCAGCCAGAGAAAAGAGTAACGATAATACGAGTATTATTCGATTCACGATGCATCCTCATCGATAACAGTAGCAAAAAACGCTACTTGATGAACACCAGTTTTTTGTTCGCATTCCACTTTGTTTCGCCTGTACGAGATAGTGCCGTTACCGATAAAAAGTAAGTTCCCGAGCTAATGCTCGCGCCGTTGATGGTTATGGTCGATTGTCCGGCATTGGTTTGAATTCGGTCACGCTGGATTTCTCGACCATTGACATCGAACAACACAAGTTGCAACGTTGCGGCTTCCGGTAATGTGACATTGACTTTCGTTTCCGGATTAAACGGGTTCGGATAGGGATTACCAAGGGAAAAACTATTCGGCAAACTGGCTGTATTCGTTTCGCCAGCGTTGTTGACGCCAACGTGTAAATCGACCGGTACTTCAGTGAAATCAGCCGCGTGATTTCCACTAAAGAGAACTGCCGCCCGATAATCGCCGGTATCGATCAAACTCGCGTTAAAGCGTACCGTCACCGTTGCCGAATCGTTTTGGGGAACATTCCCTAACAAAGGTGTTACTTGCATCCACGGCACCGACACCTGCTGTTCATAGACCACTACTTTTTGTTCAACACTGGAACCACTCCATACTTGAAGCATTACCCAGTAATAAGGCGACCAACGGTTGGAAATCGCTGAACCGGCTAATTCGTAATTTGTATTGCGTTCCATGACCCGCATCTGCATGGTGTTTCCCGTTACCGGATCCATTTTATAGTACCAACTGGAGTCACGTCCCTGAACCGGATACATCGAATTGGTTACGTATAGACGATAGCCATCGGGGTCTTCTGGATGAACCGACATTCCCCGGATCGAACCGCTATTAGGATAAGAACGTATTACATTTCCTAACGTATCAATTTTATAAATCGGTGAGTAGGAATCGCCAGTCCAGATGCAGCGTTCAACCGGATCGAACGTTAATCGGTTCGGACTGGTCGGCCCATTGAAACGGCGTACAAGCGTACCAGTGGTCGTGAAAACATCGATTGCCGCTTCCGCGGAACCATAAATGTTTACGCCATCGGTTGCCAAGGTCCGGTAACCGATGATGTTCGTAGCATTTGGTTGATTGAAACTGCCAAGATAAGTGCCAACTGAATCGAATCGGTAGATTTTATTTGGATTGGATGCAGAGTTAGAACCAGCGATGTAAAACACGCCATTCAAGAACACAACTCCGTTAATACGGTTGTCACCAGTTGCCTGCTGTACGTTTATGACGAGTAACGAATCCCAAATCTCATCGGTCTCATCGCGATCAAGTCCTAACCGATATCGGGCACGCCAGAACAGCGTATCGGTGCCGGGATTCGAAATCGTAATCGTTTCGTTGATTGAATCGCTGGGGGCTAACTCGATTTGCAGAGACGTTGGTTCAATTGTGAAAATCGGTGCGCGTAACAAGAAATATTCTTGAACGACATCCCCTTCATCAACGTAAACGTGTTGCGCTATTGAGTCGGTATGAAATGGTTCTGAGGCGACGAGCGTGTACGGACCACCGGTCACAACAGTAATAGCATAGGCTCCTGTCGCATCGGTAGTTGTCGTACGATGGAGGGAATCACTGTTAAATACTTGTACTGTGGCACCAGCAATCGGCGTACGGCTATTGTAGTCGGCTACGGTACCGATAATCGTTCCGGTAGCAAATGCCATGGAAATCGGGAGGAAAAGTAAGAACCATCGAAGCGCGCAGCGCATAGTTTCTCCTAACGTTAGTTTGAACACTCGTAAAGTAATCAATCTTGTCTTTCATTTCATGGCAATATCGTCATTGGGGTTACATCCTGCTTCCCCGCCGCGTCGACTGACCAAAAATAGACTCCCGGAGTTAACACTGGTAATCGGGGTTGAAGTACTCTGTTTCCCGATGTTACTCGGTTCATCGGTTCCGAGTATAATTCGCGACCAACAACATCGAATAATTTCACACGAGCATCGGCAATTCCGGGCAGTGTGAACTGGATTCGCAATACGACGTTACTGTTAGCAGGATTCGGATAGGTACTGACATGGATCGATTTCGGAACCAACCGAATCCGCTCATCGGGTTCCACTTCCAACTCATAGAGATACTCGTCTTGCCACGGAATTACGATATCGGCATTGCCAAGGCTGTTTAACTGAATATGCAACTCACGTGCTGACATCGTTACATACTGATCCGAAACAGCACCGGGCTCCCGATTTACAACTCTGAGGGGTATCTCTTGAAAGACGCTTCCGGTTTGAATTTGGCGAATTATAACTTCCGCAGAACTTCCTTTTTGTATCGTTTGGAGCCGCAGTTTAGGATGTCCTGCAGTGTATAACCATTCCGTCAAAAAACGCTCGGAAGCAACATCGGTGTGATTCGCTGTCATTACATCGATAAACCGGGTTGTGGTGGCGGGTACAAATATG
The sequence above is a segment of the bacterium genome. Coding sequences within it:
- a CDS encoding carboxypeptidase regulatory-like domain-containing protein is translated as MRCALRWFLLFLPISMAFATGTIIGTVADYNSRTPIAGATVQVFNSDSLHRTTTTDATGAYAITVVTGGPYTLVASEPFHTDSIAQHVYVDEGDVVQEYFLLRAPIFTIEPTSLQIELAPSDSINETITISNPGTDTLFWRARYRLGLDRDETDEIWDSLLVINVQQATGDNRINGVVFLNGVFYIAGSNSASNPNKIYRFDSVGTYLGSFNQPNATNIIGYRTLATDGVNIYGSAEAAIDVFTTTGTLVRRFNGPTSPNRLTFDPVERCIWTGDSYSPIYKIDTLGNVIRSYPNSGSIRGMSVHPEDPDGYRLYVTNSMYPVQGRDSSWYYKMDPVTGNTMQMRVMERNTNYELAGSAISNRWSPYYWVMLQVWSGSSVEQKVVVYEQQVSVPWMQVTPLLGNVPQNDSATVTVRFNASLIDTGDYRAAVLFSGNHAADFTEVPVDLHVGVNNAGETNTASLPNSFSLGNPYPNPFNPETKVNVTLPEAATLQLVLFDVNGREIQRDRIQTNAGQSTITINGASISSGTYFLSVTALSRTGETKWNANKKLVFIK
- a CDS encoding S8 family peptidase, translated to MNRIILVLSLLFSLAALTVAVELPATLLTALEKNGEPLPVWVFLPERLPASVAEQNAFQALPSETQFRRLLNGSRPDAADLAVDPIWIQKITATGATLRNVSRYLHAVSVTATRKQLEAIAGIEGVRKIQPVAVGRSTAKFSPEKIRVNPNTDEVDTLNYGNSRSQITQIRAHVLHNQGYTGRGVLGGILDTGFRWYHDSFDSLTVHAQRDFIFHDSETANEPADTIAQWEHGTSCASTIAGYTSGRLIGPSYKMNLILGKTENVRGENPIEEDNYVAGIEWCDSLGARGVSTSLGYIDWYQWEDMNGDTALCTQVVDRAAARGMLVITAAGNENGNSWGRIIAPADADSTLSVAAVDSNGVVAGFSSRGPSYDGRMKPEVAARGVRTYCANPEEDNTYWRLSGTSLATPLVAGATFLLWEKHPYWTAMTMRRALMETASQHAQPDTILGWGIINVAAADTFTFGGNRPPVIDSARLFTSDYSAYEFYAHDPDGDALFYDLWYHLGGVETHYGLLSESTGQLIGAIVLDSFRLVVTDRYYATTFIGVAGVTAAPEPIVQLPTTLSLTASPNPFNSSTTVRFSVPRAGSASLTIFDAIGREVYNNVYPQLLAGVYREEITQNQLNASASGILFVRLQTANQAITKKLIYLR
- the recA gene encoding recombinase RecA — protein: MAADKEKQKSLSLAIGQIEKQFGKGTLMRLGDNSAAAQIDVIPTGVLSLDAALGVGGVPRGRITEIYGPESSGKTTLMLSVIAQAQKQGGTAAFIDAEHALDPSYAKKIGVDIDNLLVSQPDSGEQALDIVETLVRSNALDVIVVDSVAALVPKAEIEGEMGDAHVGLQARLMSQALRKLTAVVSKSNTALIFINQIRMKIGVMFGNPETTTGGQALKFYSSVRMDIRKIGAIKDGDEHTGNRTRVKVVKNKIAPPFKESEFDIIYGVGISRTGELIDLAAEMNIIARSGTWFSYGDERLGQGRDRARLSLEERPELLAKVEREVRQHLGLPDIAHVAAR
- a CDS encoding SRPBCC family protein; this translates as MKTILKLSLAILALSFLTVGLMAVIGMTVKKQHIITRYIRVNQSREVIWETITNFAAQPSWRTDLKAVTSQGSQDGKTVWLEEYKDGMAIPLETTVIDSPRFMIRTITDPNLPFAGNWEYKVSPYANGGCIVRITEYGEVKNPVFRFLGHYIFNQAETIETCLKNLSAKFGVQNPKMGTGE
- the thpR gene encoding RNA 2',3'-cyclic phosphodiesterase encodes the protein MRLFLAIPLPDATQKVIGNLLSALRELPGARGSFPKPTNLHLTVYFLGDHPESALPIIKSTITNALLNQSVLPDLLMEQIGAFPNLRNPRALFLGGIADPALLEFVTTVRNACSVAAIHGDAKTFLPHITLMRIKEISDMKMWQERVMRIRFVPQSIPIRELVLYKSDLGEHGPTYTPILNWRIG